A genomic segment from Arcobacter acticola encodes:
- a CDS encoding DnaJ C-terminal domain-containing protein translates to MAKSLYETLEINENAAADEIKKAYRKLARKYHPDVNKDPSAEEKFKEINAAYEVLSNPEKKQQYDQHGDAMFGGQNFHDFARGQGQNVDLDEILRQMFGGGGGFNRSGFNQGGFGGFGGFSEPDLDTNAQVTIAFDVAVLGGKQHITLNNDSFDVKIPEGIEDGQKIRAKGKGKSYQGQRGDLILKINVASSTEYTRDGDTLSKYFDVPLKVALFGGKIEIQTIHKSITLKVPQNTKQNQKFRVKELGVLNRKAGVKGDLYLKANIVLPKIEDLDEELVKVLQDKLPEN, encoded by the coding sequence ATGGCAAAAAGTTTATATGAAACATTAGAAATTAATGAAAATGCAGCAGCAGATGAAATAAAAAAAGCTTATAGAAAATTAGCAAGAAAATATCATCCAGATGTTAATAAAGACCCAAGTGCAGAAGAGAAATTCAAAGAAATCAACGCTGCATACGAAGTTTTAAGTAATCCAGAAAAGAAACAACAATATGATCAACATGGTGATGCAATGTTTGGTGGACAAAATTTCCATGACTTTGCACGTGGTCAAGGACAAAATGTAGACCTTGATGAAATTTTAAGACAAATGTTTGGAGGTGGAGGTGGATTTAATAGATCTGGCTTCAATCAAGGAGGATTTGGAGGATTTGGAGGGTTTAGTGAACCTGACTTAGATACAAACGCACAAGTTACAATTGCTTTTGATGTTGCAGTTCTTGGTGGGAAACAACATATTACTTTAAATAATGATTCTTTTGATGTAAAAATTCCAGAAGGAATAGAAGATGGTCAAAAAATAAGAGCAAAAGGTAAAGGAAAATCTTATCAAGGACAAAGAGGTGATTTGATTTTAAAAATTAATGTTGCTTCAAGTACTGAATATACAAGAGATGGAGATACTTTAAGTAAGTATTTTGATGTGCCTTTAAAAGTTGCTTTATTTGGTGGAAAAATTGAAATACAAACTATTCATAAAAGTATTACTTTAAAAGTTCCACAAAATACAAAACAAAATCAAAAATTTAGAGTTAAAGAACTAGGTGTTCTAAATAGAAAAGCAGGAGTTAAAGGTGATTTATATCTAAAAGCAAATATTGTTTTACCAAAAATTGAAGACTTAGACGAAGAATTGGTAAAAGTATTACAAGATAAATTACCAGAAAATTAA
- a CDS encoding acyltransferase family protein encodes MPITITNVPESNMIVIAVLIAVLFLTFRKSKHTEIFPISVTQELKGLGILTVVFAHFAYMLVTNAEFLFPLSIIAGVGVDLFLFMSGYGLSVGMLKRPMPVLDFYKRRLIKIFIPFWIALIFIFAADAIFLQINYPVPYMIQSFLGWFPTAIGFGDVNSPFWYITWMIMFYALYPIVFSTKRPWLSALILAVIATLLGVYNPLDMGDNWLHRLHTLAFPLGIVAAWLLMETKDKENKLVTTLKNFRNNASNSMIHYVIIVVMLAIVVYMSLHTTANHWPKLTALLGKGYFVDQFTSLVIMFAFIVIFSLKKFDNKFLSIYGLYSFEVYLIHWPLIGRYDIFFSYMPAWAAVLAWLVAFILISIVLQKMVTPVSAWIDRLVQK; translated from the coding sequence ATGCCTATTACGATTACTAATGTTCCTGAATCAAATATGATTGTTATTGCTGTATTAATAGCAGTTTTATTTTTGACTTTTAGAAAGTCAAAACATACAGAAATTTTCCCTATTTCTGTAACTCAGGAATTAAAAGGCTTAGGTATTTTGACTGTTGTATTTGCTCACTTTGCATATATGCTTGTGACAAATGCTGAATTTTTGTTTCCCCTATCAATAATTGCTGGAGTTGGGGTTGACTTATTTCTTTTTATGTCTGGATATGGATTAAGTGTTGGAATGTTGAAAAGACCAATGCCTGTATTAGACTTCTATAAAAGAAGATTAATAAAAATATTTATTCCTTTCTGGATTGCTTTAATTTTTATTTTTGCAGCAGATGCTATATTTTTACAAATCAATTATCCAGTACCTTACATGATTCAATCATTCTTAGGATGGTTCCCAACTGCAATTGGGTTTGGTGATGTTAATTCACCTTTTTGGTATATTACTTGGATGATAATGTTTTATGCTTTATATCCTATTGTATTTTCTACAAAAAGACCATGGTTAAGTGCTTTAATACTAGCAGTTATTGCAACACTATTAGGCGTTTATAATCCATTAGATATGGGTGATAATTGGCTTCATAGATTGCATACTTTAGCTTTCCCATTAGGAATAGTTGCTGCGTGGCTACTAATGGAAACAAAAGATAAGGAAAACAAGTTAGTTACAACTTTAAAAAACTTTAGAAATAATGCATCAAATTCAATGATTCATTATGTGATTATTGTCGTGATGTTAGCTATTGTAGTTTATATGTCTTTACATACAACTGCGAATCATTGGCCTAAATTAACGGCTTTATTAGGAAAAGGTTATTTTGTTGATCAATTTACTTCTTTAGTAATTATGTTTGCATTTATCGTGATTTTTTCACTTAAAAAGTTTGATAATAAGTTTTTATCGATTTATGGGCTTTATTCATTTGAAGTTTATTTGATTCACTGGCCATTAATTGGAAGATATGATATTTTCTTTAGTTATATGCCAGCTTGGGCTGCTGTTCTTGCATGGTTAGTCGCATTTATTTTAATAAGTATTGTATTACAAAAAATGGTAACACCTGTTAGTGCTTGGATTGATAGATTAGTTCAAAAATAG